In Cellulomonas wangsupingiae, the genomic window GTGCGGGGCGCGGTCGTCGCGGACCCGTCCGTCGTCGTGCGCGCCACGCTCGCCGGCACGGTGTCGAAGCTGCTGGCGGCCGACGGTCAGCGCGTCGACGCGGGAACCCCGGTGCTCGAGATCCGCCAGGAGACCCCGCAGGACCCGATCACGAAGACCGACCCGGACACCGGGGAGACCACGGTCACCGAGCGGAAGCCGAAGGTGGTCGTGGAGCGGGTCACGGCGCCCGTCGCGGGCACGCTCAGCCTCCCGACGCTCAAGGACCAGGTCGTCTCCGTGGGTGACACGGTCGGGCAGGTCGCACCCGGCACGCTCTCGGTCTCCGGGACACTGACGGCCGACCAGCAGTACCGCCTGGTCGGGGCACCCACCGAGGCGCAGGTGACGCTCAAGGGCGGCCCCGCACCGTTCACGTGCACGGGCCTGCGCATCGGCACGGCGGCACCGGCCGCGCCCGGCCCCGTGGCCGAGGGCGAGGGCGACCCCGCGTCCGCCGCGTCGGGCACGGTCCTGTGCGCACTGCCCGGCGACGTCACCGCGTTCCCAGGGCTGGGCGCCGACCTCGAGATCGTCAACGGCACCGCGGCCGACGCCGTCGTCGTCCCCGTCACCGCCGTCCAGGGGACCGTGCAGCGCGGGAACGTCTGGGTGGTGACCGCCGAGGGCGCCGAGCCCGAGGAACGGGAGGTCGGGCTCGGCCTGACCGACGGGGAGGTCGTGCAGATCACCGAGGGCCTCGCGCTCGGTGACCAGGTCCTCGAGTTCGTGCCCGTCCCCGGTGGCGACGGCGAGGTCGACTGCGGCGACCCGATGCAGTACGACCCGATGGTGTGCGGCGGATGAGCCTGCTCGAGCTCACCGGGGTCACCCGGTCCGTGCGGCTGCCCGACGACCGGCTCCTGGAGATCCTGCGCGGCGTCACGCTGAGCGTCGACACGGGCGAGCACGTCGCCGTCGTCGGCCGCTCGGGGACCGGGAAGTCGACCCTGCTGAACATCCTGGGCCTGCTCGACGCCCCGACGTCCGGGGAGTACCTGCTGGAGGGCGTGCCCATCGGCCACCTGTCGAACCGCGAGCGGACCCGCCGTCGCGGCCGGGACTTCGGTTTCGTCTTCCAGCAGTTCAACCTGCTGCCGGGCCGCACCGCCCTGCAGAACGTGGCCGCACCGCTGATGTACGCCACGGGGCAGCAGTTCTGGCGCCGGCGGTCCATCGCGGAGCAGATGCTCGACCGGGTCGGGCTCGGCGACCGCCTCGACACGATGCCCGAGAAGCTGTCCGGCGGCGAGCAGCAGCGCGTGGCCATCGCGCGCGCCCTCGTGCGCGGCCCGCGCGTCATCCTGGCCGACGAGCCGACGGGTGCCCTCGACGTCGAGACCGGCCAGGAGGTGATGGGCCTGCTCGACGAGATCGCCTCGATGACCGGGGCCGCGCTCGTGACCATCACCCACGACCTGGCCGTCGCCGCCCGCGCGCAACGGCACTACCGGCTCGCCGAGGGCGTGCTGGTGCCCGTGGACCTCACCGGTGCGGGGCACGAGTGGGTGGGCGACGTGCCGCTGGCGCCCGGCGCCCGGCGCCTGCCGGACGCGGTCGCGGGCGTGCCCGAGCTCGGCCCGTCGGTGCCGGCGGAGGTCCGGCCGTGAGCGGGTTCGTCGGCGCGCTCGTCGAGGCCTGGGACGAGCTGCGGCTGCACAAGCTGCGCGTCCTGCTGGCCCTCATCGGCGTGGCCGTGGCCGTCGCCGCCATCACGGCGGTGACCGCCGCCGTCCAGATGCTCACCCAGGGCTTCCAGGAGCAGTCCGAGCGCGACATGGGCCGCCAGGTCACGCTGACCCTCAGCGCCTGGGCGCAGACCGAGCAGGCGGCACCGCTGGACGAGCTGGACGCCACGTACCTGCGCGCCCTCGACCGCTACGGGATCACGTGGGCGACCCGCGACTGGTACCTGCGCGTGCCGTTCCGCTTCCCCGACGGCACCCGGCCCACCGAGGTCCGCGCCGTCGACCCCGACCTCGGCACCATGCAGCGGGTCCAGGTCGACGAGGGCCGGTGGTTCACCGAGGCCGACCGCGACACGTTCGCGCCGCTGCTCGTGGTCAACGAGGCGTTCCTCGGGGCGCTGGGCGCCGACGGGCTCGAGACACGGCCGACCGTGCTCCTGGGCGACCGGGAGCCCGTCCGGGCGCGGGTGATCGGCGTCGTGCCCGACCGCTGGCCGGACGAGATGCCCCAGGCCATGGTGCTCTACGACCAGCTGACCCGCTGGTACGCGCCGGAGTCCGGCGGCGGGCAGCAGGCACCCGAGCTCAAGGTCTGGGTGCCTCCCGAGTCCGCCGACGACCTCGGGCCCCGCCTGCGGCGCGACGTCGCCGCCGTGCTGCCCGGCTGGCAGGTCGAGGTCTGGGACAACCGCAGCACGGGATCGGGCCTCGACGGCGCAGCACGCTGGGTCGCCCTGGGGGTCGGCGGCTTCGCGCTGCTGCTCGGCGGGCTCGGCCTGGTGAACATCGCGCTCGTGACCGTCCGGTACCGGATCCGCGAGATCGGCATCCGCCGGTCGTTCGGCGCCACGTCGGGACGGATCTTCTTCGGCGTCCTCATGGAGTCCGTGGTCGCCACGGTGGTGGCGGGGCTCGTCGGTGTCGTCCTGGCCGTGGCGATCGTCAAGAACATCCCCGTGGACGTGCTCTTCGGCACCCTCCAGGACCGCCCGCCCTTCCCCGTCTCCGCGGCGCTCGTCGGCATGGCGTGCGCGACGGGGGTCGGCGCCCTCGCCGGCCTCATCCCGGCGACGGTCGCCGTCCGCGTGAAGGTCATCGACGCGATCCGCTACTGACGAGGCCGGGCCAGGAACCCGACCTGGGTACCCCAACCTTTCGGAAAGGTCATCCCGAAGTCGGACACGGCGGGCACATCCCGCCGATATCGTCGCGGTGACGCCCGTCGAGGGCGCGGTGACCTCGGTCATCATCTCCCGCGAAAGGCACGCCGATGCGTCGTCCTCCCGTCCTGCCCGCCCTTGCCGGAGCCGTCGCGGCACTCGTCCTGGTGGGCTGCACCGGGAGCGACGCGGCGGGCCCGTCCGACGACGAGACCGGCCCGGTGACGGCGTTCTTCGAGAAGGTCGGCGGCTCGTTCGACGACGAGCAGTTCCAGGACGACCAGCGCAGGATCGAGGAGCTCATCGCCGCCTGCATGACCGAGGAGGGCTTCGAGTACACGCCCGTCGACCCGACGTCCGGCGGCGTGATGTCGAGCGACGACGCCCCGGACTGGGGCTCCGAGGAGTTCGTCGAGCAGTACGGCTACGGGGTGACCACCGGCGAGGAGCTGTTCGGCGGCGGCCAGGAGCCGTCCACCGACCCGAACCAGGAGTACGTCGCCGCGATGTCGGAGAGCGAGCAGCTCGCCTACAACGAGGCCCTCTACGGTGCGATGACCGAGGTGGACCCGGAGGCGGACCCCGACGCGCCGATCGAGTCGAACTGGGAGGAGGAGGGCTGCTGGGGCGCCGCCTCGCACGAGGTGAACCAGGCCCAGATCTGGGACGACCCGGCCGTCGCGGACATGACGGAGGAGATGCAGGTCGAGTACGAGAACCTCGAGGACGACCCCTCGCTGAGCGAGGCGCAGGGCAGGTGGAGCGAGTGCATCGCGGAGGCGGGATACGACTTCGCGGCCCCCCACGAGGCCGAGCAGAGCATCAGCGACGAGATGAGCGCGCTGTGGGAGGCCGTGATGCCGGCCGACCCCGAGGCGGAGATCGACCCCACCGCGTCCTTCGAACCCGACCCGGCGGCCGTGGCCGAGCTGAAGGAGAAGGAGTTCGCCCTCTCCGCCGCCGACCACGAGTGCCGCAGGTCCACCGGCTTCGCGAAGGCCCAGCAGGCGGCCGTCATCGCGCTCGAGGAGCGCCTCTGGGAGAAGTACGGCGACCAGCTCGAGGCCGCCGCGGCGAAGACCCCGGCGAAGTGACGACCGGCCCCGGGACGAGGACGGCACGATGAGCAGCACCGGCACCCGCGTCACCGGCGGCCGCCGCACGATCGTCGCGATGGCCGTCGTGGCCGTCGTCTGCCTGGCGGCGGGTCTGCTGCTGTCCAGGCTGATCATCTCCCCCGGCCAGGCGGCGGCCAACGCTGCGCCGCCGACCGCCGGCCCCATCACCGTCCCCGTCGAGAGCCGGGTCATCGCGAACGAGGTCGTCCTGCGCGGCGACGTCGGGTACGACGACCCCGTGGACCTCGCGATGGAGACGGGCGACCTCGGCGGCCCGGCCGTCGTGACCGGTCAGGTCAAGGAGGTGGGGGCGACGGTCGACGCGGCCGCGGTCGTCCTCGAGGTCACCGGCCGACCCGTCATCGCGCTGCCGGGCGACCTGCCGACCTACCGGACGCTGCGCACCGGGGTCTCCGGGCCCGACGTCCAGCAGCTGAAGGCGGCGCTGCGCGCCGTCGGCATCGACGGCGGCGACCCCGCGGGCGCGACGTACGACGCGACCGCGGCCGCAGGCGTCCGGGCGCTGTACCAGAAGGTCGGCTACGAGCCCCCGACCGGCGGACCCGAGACGCAGGAGGCGGTGGAGGCCGCACAGGAGGGCGTCACCGCGGCGCAGGCGCAGGTCGCGAGCGCCGAGGCCGCGCTGACCGCGGCGGCACGTGCGACCGGCGGCGCCTCCGTCGCGGAGCTCGACGGCGCCGTGCGCATCGCCGAGGCGCAGGTCGCGTACCTCGCCGAGCAGTGCTCGCGGCCGGCGGCACCGCCGGACCCGCAGGCCGCACCGGAGATGTCCGTCGCCGACTGCACGCCCCCCGGGCGCGTCAGGGCGGACGCGGAGCTCCACAGCGCCCGCGCGGCCCGCGCGGCCGCGGACGTCGCCCCCGACACCTCGGCGGAGCGTCAGGGCGTGCGCGCCGCGAAGGACCAGCTCACCGCCGCCCGCGAGCGGCTCACGGAGGCGCAGTCCGCGGCCCTGACGCCGCTGCCGGCCACCGAGATCGTGTACCTGCCCTCGCTGCCGCGCCGCGTGGACGCGGTGTCCGTCGAGCGCGGCGGCATCGTGCAGGGCAAGTTCATGAGCGTGTCGGGCGCCACCGTCCAGATCACGGCCTCGGCGTCGCGCGCCGACGCCGAGCTGATGACGCCGGGGACCGCGGGCGTCATCAGCATCGACGGCACGGACGCGCCCGTGACGGTGGCCGAGGTGACCGACGCCGAGGCGACGGAGGCCGACGCCGCCGCCGGGACCGAGGCGAAGCCGGCCACCAGCGACCGGCGCAGGGTGGTGTTCACGGTCGGGGAGCTGACCCCCGAGCAGCTGACCGCGCTCGAGGGCACGAACGTGCGCGTGCGCGTCCCGGTCAGCTCCACCGACTCCGAGGTCCTGGCGGTCCCGCTCGCGGCGCTCACCGCCGGGCCGGGCGGCGAGAGCCGCGTCGAGGTGTCCGGTGACGGGACGAGCCGCCTCGTCGAGGTCACGACGGGCCTGGCCGCGTCGGGGTACGTCGAGATCACCGCGTCGGAGGAGCCGCTGGAGGCGGGCGACCTCGTCGTCGTCGGCGTCTCGCCCACGGACGAGGAGACCGCCGAGCCCGGGACCGACCCGGACGAGACCCCCGAGGAGGACGCGTGACCGTCCTCGACCTGCTCGGAGTACCGCAGGAGGGCGCACCGCAGGACGCCGGGGTGCACCCGGTCGTGGAGCTGCGCGGGGTCGCGCGCGAGTTCCCCGGGGAGCCGCCCGTGCACGCGCTGTACCCGGCCGACCTGCGGGTCGACGCCGGCGAGTACGTGTCGGTCGTCGGGCCGTCCGGTTCCGGCAAGTCGACCCTGCTGAACCTGCTCGGCCTGCTCGACCGGCCGTCGCACGGCGAGTACCTCATCGACGGCGTCCCGACGGCGCGCGCGGGCGAACGTGAGCGGGCCGCGCTGCGCGCCCGGCACATCGGCTTCGTCTTCCAGGCTTTCCACCTGCTTCCGCACCGCACGGTGCTGGAGAACGTCCTGCTCGCGACCCTCTACAGCGGCGTCCCCCGCGCCGAGCGTCGTGACCGGGCCGTCGAGGCCCTCGCGCGGGTCGGCCTGACGCACCGCCTCGACTTCCGGCCCACGGTCCTGTCGGGGGGTGAGCGCCAGCGCACCGCCGTCGCACGCGCGGTGGTGTCCCAGCCCCGTGTGCTGCTCGCGGACGAGCCCACGGGCAACCTGGACTCGGAGAGCTCCGCCGCCGTGCTCGAGCTCTTCGACGAGCTGCACGCCGACGGGCTGACGCTGCTCGTCATCACGCACGAGACGGACGTCTCGTCGCGCGCGCAGCGCCGCGTCCGGATCGCCGACGGCCACCTGCAGGAGATCGCGTGACGACGGTCGTGCAGGACGTGCCGCGCACCGACCGCTTCGGCGCGAGCGACCTGCTCGCCGAGGCCGCCGCCGGTATCGGCGCACGACCCGGCAGGCTCGTGCTGACGATCCTCGGGACCGTCCTGGGGATCGCGTCCGTCGTGGTCACCGTGGGCCTCGCGCAGACGGCCGCCGGTCAGATCAACAAGCAGTTCGACGCCGTCGCGGCGACGCAGGGCGCTGCCCAGCCCGCCGAGAGCGACCCGTTCGGTGGCACGCCGCGCCCGATCGGCACGCTGCCGTGGGACGCCGCCGACCGCGCCGAGCGTCTCAACGGCGTGCAGGCGGCCGCGCTGGTCTCCGAGATCGCCCTGGGCGAGCGCGAGGTGACCGCGGTGCCCGTCCACGACCCCTCCGCGGCCCGGGTCACGAGCCCTGCCGTCCTCGCGACGAGCCCCGGGGTCGTGGCGGCGCTCGACGGTCGGATCGTGCAGGGTCGCTACTTCGACCGCGGGCACGACGAGCGTGCCGACCGCGTCGTCGTGCTGGGTGCGAAGGCGGCGGCCCGCCTCGGCGTCGTCCGCGTGGACCGGCAGCCGTCGATCTTCATCGGTGACCGCGCCTACCAGGTGATCGGCATCATCGACGACGTGGTGCGACGCACCGACCTGCTGTCCGCGGTGATCATGCCGAACGGCACCGCACGCGCCGACCTCGCGCTGACCACGCCGCAGGAGCTGCACCTGCACCTGGCCGTGGGGGCCGGGCCCGTCGTCGGCGAGCAGCTCCCCGTCGCGCTGGACCCCCACGCGCCGGAGACGTTCGACGTCCAGGTACCGGCCGGGACGTCCTCGGTGCGCCAGGACGTGCAGGCGGACATCAACGCGATCTTCCTGGCCCTCGGCGGGGTCGCCCTGCTCATCGGTGGCGTCGGCATCGCGAACGTGACGCTGCTGTCGGTGCTCGAGCGGGTCGGGGAGATCGGCCTGCGACGCGCGCTCGGGGCGACGCGTCGCCAGATCGCGGCCCAGTTCATGGTCGAGTCGGTGGTCATCGGCATGCTCGGCGGCCTCGTGGGCGCGGCGCTCGGCGTCGCGGTCGTGACCGTCGTGTCCGCCGTGTCGGAGTGGACGCCCGTCCTCGACCTGCGGATGGTGGGCGTCGCGGCGATGTCCGGTGGCCTGATCGGCCTGCTCGCGGGCCTCTACCCGTCGATGAAGGCCGCGTCGATCGAGCCGATCTCCGCGCTGCGCGGCGGCGTCTGACGCCCCACCCCCGCGTCGCCCCGGTGACAGGACGATGCAGCACCGGCCGTTGCGACGGCCGGGGGCGTCAGAGGTCGTACTCGACGACGACGGGGGCGTGGTCGCTGAACCTCGCGTCGTAGGCGGCCGCGCGGTCCACCGTCGCCGTGCGCGCCAGGGCCGCCAGCGCCGGGGTCGCGAGCTGGTAGTCGATGCGCCAGCCCGCGTCGTTGTCGAACGCCTTCCCGCGCCACGACCACCACGTGTAGGGCCCGGGCCCCGGGCCGCCGAGGTCGCGGCCCAGGTCGCGCCAGCCGAGGCCGTCGAACCACCGGTCCAGGTACGCCCGCTCCTCGGGCAGGAACCCGGCCTTCTTCAGGTTGCCCTTCCAGTTCTTGATGTCCACCTCGCGGTGGGCGATGTTGAGGTCCCCGGCGACGACGGCGAGCCGCTCGTCGTCCAGCAGCGCCGTCAGCCGTGTGGTCACCTGCGCGAGGAAGGCGTACTTCTCCTCCAGCGACGGCGTCCCCGCCGTCGCCGAGTGCAGGTAGGCGGACGCCACCGTCAGCGTCCGCGCGGGCCGCCCGTCCTCGGCCGGCACCTCGAGGTCCGCCTCGACCCACCGACCGGCGTCACCGGTCACGCCGGTCCCCAGCCCGATGCGTACCGCGCTCATCGGCAGGCGCGACGCGATCGCGACCCCGGCCCGGCCCTTGGCGTGCCCGGCCTCGTGCGCCAGGTGCCACTCGCCGGGTGCCAGGTGGTCGGCGAGGATCTCGTCCGACCCCCGCACCTCCTGCAGCAGCAGCACGTCCGACTTGCGGACGTCCAGCCAGTCGGCCATGCCGCGGCGGAAGGCGGCCCGGATCCCGTTGACGTTGACGGTGGCGACGCGAAGCACCCGGCCATCCTGCACCACGCCGCCGACGTCGCCGGGCCGGATGCGGGGTGCGGGAGACGTCGCCCTCGTCACTCCCCCGCGTAGGCCGCCTCCAGCGGCGCGATCTCGAGCTTGTGCATCCGGAGCATCGCCTGCGTCGCGCGAACGACCCCCGCCGCGTCCGGGCGGGACATGATCTCGTCGAACGCACGGGGCACCACCTGCCAGGACACGCCGTACCGGTCCTTGAGCCAGCCGCAGGGCCCGTGGGACCCGCCGCCGGCGACCAGCGCCTCCCAGTAGTGGTCGACCTCCTCCTGCGTGTCGACCGCGAGGTAGAAGGAGAACGCCTCGTCCGGCGTGAACGACGGACCGGCGGTGAGGATGGTGACAGCGTGCCCGTCGAGCTCGAGCTCGACGAGGAAC contains:
- a CDS encoding ABC transporter permease encodes the protein MTTVVQDVPRTDRFGASDLLAEAAAGIGARPGRLVLTILGTVLGIASVVVTVGLAQTAAGQINKQFDAVAATQGAAQPAESDPFGGTPRPIGTLPWDAADRAERLNGVQAAALVSEIALGEREVTAVPVHDPSAARVTSPAVLATSPGVVAALDGRIVQGRYFDRGHDERADRVVVLGAKAAARLGVVRVDRQPSIFIGDRAYQVIGIIDDVVRRTDLLSAVIMPNGTARADLALTTPQELHLHLAVGAGPVVGEQLPVALDPHAPETFDVQVPAGTSSVRQDVQADINAIFLALGGVALLIGGVGIANVTLLSVLERVGEIGLRRALGATRRQIAAQFMVESVVIGMLGGLVGAALGVAVVTVVSAVSEWTPVLDLRMVGVAAMSGGLIGLLAGLYPSMKAASIEPISALRGGV
- a CDS encoding ABC transporter ATP-binding protein; translation: MSLLELTGVTRSVRLPDDRLLEILRGVTLSVDTGEHVAVVGRSGTGKSTLLNILGLLDAPTSGEYLLEGVPIGHLSNRERTRRRGRDFGFVFQQFNLLPGRTALQNVAAPLMYATGQQFWRRRSIAEQMLDRVGLGDRLDTMPEKLSGGEQQRVAIARALVRGPRVILADEPTGALDVETGQEVMGLLDEIASMTGAALVTITHDLAVAARAQRHYRLAEGVLVPVDLTGAGHEWVGDVPLAPGARRLPDAVAGVPELGPSVPAEVRP
- a CDS encoding VOC family protein; amino-acid sequence: MGMVRTHLWFVDRGHEAAQFYVSVVPRSRITRVVHAAPGMPDVPEGSPFLVELELDGHAVTILTAGPSFTPDEAFSFYLAVDTQEEVDHYWEALVAGGGSHGPCGWLKDRYGVSWQVVPRAFDEIMSRPDAAGVVRATQAMLRMHKLEIAPLEAAYAGE
- a CDS encoding exodeoxyribonuclease III — protein: MLRVATVNVNGIRAAFRRGMADWLDVRKSDVLLLQEVRGSDEILADHLAPGEWHLAHEAGHAKGRAGVAIASRLPMSAVRIGLGTGVTGDAGRWVEADLEVPAEDGRPARTLTVASAYLHSATAGTPSLEEKYAFLAQVTTRLTALLDDERLAVVAGDLNIAHREVDIKNWKGNLKKAGFLPEERAYLDRWFDGLGWRDLGRDLGGPGPGPYTWWSWRGKAFDNDAGWRIDYQLATPALAALARTATVDRAAAYDARFSDHAPVVVEYDL
- a CDS encoding efflux RND transporter periplasmic adaptor subunit; translated protein: MVRRYVFPTLRLVIWAVIAVALVRIAFAGADVTTEASGAEPTGQVVEPTVEAVTGSITNAVTVRGAVVADPSVVVRATLAGTVSKLLAADGQRVDAGTPVLEIRQETPQDPITKTDPDTGETTVTERKPKVVVERVTAPVAGTLSLPTLKDQVVSVGDTVGQVAPGTLSVSGTLTADQQYRLVGAPTEAQVTLKGGPAPFTCTGLRIGTAAPAAPGPVAEGEGDPASAASGTVLCALPGDVTAFPGLGADLEIVNGTAADAVVVPVTAVQGTVQRGNVWVVTAEGAEPEEREVGLGLTDGEVVQITEGLALGDQVLEFVPVPGGDGEVDCGDPMQYDPMVCGG
- a CDS encoding ABC transporter permease, coding for MSGFVGALVEAWDELRLHKLRVLLALIGVAVAVAAITAVTAAVQMLTQGFQEQSERDMGRQVTLTLSAWAQTEQAAPLDELDATYLRALDRYGITWATRDWYLRVPFRFPDGTRPTEVRAVDPDLGTMQRVQVDEGRWFTEADRDTFAPLLVVNEAFLGALGADGLETRPTVLLGDREPVRARVIGVVPDRWPDEMPQAMVLYDQLTRWYAPESGGGQQAPELKVWVPPESADDLGPRLRRDVAAVLPGWQVEVWDNRSTGSGLDGAARWVALGVGGFALLLGGLGLVNIALVTVRYRIREIGIRRSFGATSGRIFFGVLMESVVATVVAGLVGVVLAVAIVKNIPVDVLFGTLQDRPPFPVSAALVGMACATGVGALAGLIPATVAVRVKVIDAIRY
- a CDS encoding ABC transporter ATP-binding protein; translated protein: MTVLDLLGVPQEGAPQDAGVHPVVELRGVAREFPGEPPVHALYPADLRVDAGEYVSVVGPSGSGKSTLLNLLGLLDRPSHGEYLIDGVPTARAGERERAALRARHIGFVFQAFHLLPHRTVLENVLLATLYSGVPRAERRDRAVEALARVGLTHRLDFRPTVLSGGERQRTAVARAVVSQPRVLLADEPTGNLDSESSAAVLELFDELHADGLTLLVITHETDVSSRAQRRVRIADGHLQEIA